In the genome of Sciurus carolinensis chromosome 3, mSciCar1.2, whole genome shotgun sequence, one region contains:
- the Xirp2 gene encoding xin actin-binding repeat-containing protein 2 isoform X2, translated as MMEESEMCTVPGGLAKVKKQFEKDKNISSSCNTFSQYQYQHQNRSEQEVIHSSQEMRRNEQEVSKSHGIDILQTEMVSHLEKHTQELNQASQFHQYVQETVIDTPEDEEVPKVSTKFLREQFEKSAQEKVLYSDKETTTPAKQIKIEHKYEDTIKPSSVVGSSSSTYTSTSQRKETSASRYNDHSITSSTLAQVNGTSSGKMEEFPPPPPDVLQTPIDATAFSQSPEVPSPPKRLPVPKDLYSKQRNLYELNRLYKHIHPELRKNLEKDYISEVSEIVSSQINSGSSVSADVQQARYVFENTNDSSQKDLNSERECLEWDEILKGEVQSIRWIFENQPLDSINHGSPDGDNTSKGIADQEIIAGGDVKYTTWMFETQPMDMLGVHSSVTEVNAEKLPELARGDVRTARWMFETRPLDSMNKIHQSQEESALAIIKDITGGDVKTVRYMFETQHLDQLGQLHSVDEANLLQLRSELKEIKGNVKRSIKCFETQPLYVIRDGLGQMLEIKTVHREDVEKGDVRTARWMFETQPLDTINKDITEIKVVRGISMEENVKGGVSRAKWLFETQPLEKIKESEEVITEKETIIGTDVSKKCWMFETQPLDILKEVPDADPVSPEEIIGGDVQTTKHLFETLPMEALKDSPDVGKLQKITASEEEKGDVRHQKWIFETQPLEEIREGKKEYTRTVKLEEVDRGDVRNYTHIFESNNLIKFDASHKIEVEGVTRGAVELNKSLFETTPLYAIQDHLGKYHQVKTVQQEEILRGDVRSCRWLFETRPIDQFDESLHKFQIIRGISAQEIQTGNVKSAKWLFETQPLDSIKYFSNVEETETKTEQTTDIVKGDVKTCKWLFETQPMESLYEKVSLTSGSEEIHKGDVKTCTWLFETQPLDTIRDNSETTVKLQTVKQEEIQGGDVRSACFLFETENLDSIQGEEGKETKPVEMEIQAGDVSSMRYKFENQSLDSISSSSEEVLKKIKTLKSEDIQKGNVLNCRWLFENQPIDMIKASQDHNGSVKTVTDIQGGDVRKGCFIFETFSLDEIKEESDSTSTKKTITEEVIKGDVKSYRMLFETQPLYAIQDREGYFHEVTTVKKEEVIHGDVRGTRWLFETKPLDSINESQTVYVIQSVTQEDIHKGDVSSVRYRFETQPLDQISEESHNIVPTVDCIQGGNVKTSKQFFESENIGKSNYVRTVSVNEIQKGNVKTSTWLFETHTIDELRGEGSEYENIKTVTQEDVQKGDVKQAVWLFENQTLDSIKEADESPTKMTKEEIPPSDVKTTTWLFETTPLHEFNETIIEKVEIIGKSIKETLQDLYSQKVIEAPGIIIEADEVGDVRMAKYKLMNQSSPEIQKEEIIRVDLRSIMMNLLSKRDCTKREIWVSEEEKGNVNFTKTQLLNRSTEVHAEKEEIVRGDVQQAIKNLLSEERPAKRGIVIQEDERGDINMTIYCLLHENASDTIEREEVIGGDVRRAIHNLLSSSSNSKISERAKIDASERGNVQFFTTCIETGALDYLKQLQTGSDETLMTKKPEEEEIIGGDVEGTKLLLKRRQSQVERTVSEADIIPGDVHNTVKMFMAEPQSSSHETHKEEIIKGDLKSTLNSLSQAISQKAVAKTEEIVKGDMLATLKSLQESTHRWKGSQQPSAIPCDIEQAIECLEKATNTKTEILKKELIRDDLEKSLRSLKEVQKGFKEVNKESIIRKDGHTGMGGSSERQETEVNQVAVQRDKKSVLQPRPGAFEPKASWQGGAEALSAMTGELCHGTLTEERSEVSLPKAPKGTVKIVIDREQNNDALEKSLRRLSNSHHQDITNVLETGSRMGVQTDTTKEQQLSDKHMSRQLTSTVSVKENLKSTESETVRKLKKDEVFNSTGSTDRTLEKQQVQTCELKNGHQKTETFHEKSPKKTKNIKIPTETQRFTPGPTQHPGHMQIGEMYEVTRDFQKQTLLKQEMQYSNKDIKKNSMNLQPLPVDEDISNITGVKVSEKNHNKFKATDKKQKSDIHLESQDFLMKTNTSKDLKMAMERSFNPINFNPENNGKESEGSLPPPSPPPPPPSNASSEIEFPLPPPPPLILLPEKNEFPPSLSTEKIRAEFESFSGLPLPPPPADEKSEKESLSIFLPPPLPPAQSQIPAHLLSSSVPEKHSEAFIQQYSQKEALSSQETHSQCKVITGKSPPPTLPKPKFPKRIQDKKNQLLPKVELEDSLSSSVPEKHSEAFIQQYSQKEALSSQQIHSQSKITTGKSPPPTLPKPKFPKRIEDKKNQLFPKVEREDSPSNMECKTTPLKYEKKVEMAMSSEHTETKQNTFRKSLDERKQLSVDSAKSLSQTVPETSALKGKQMVPLIKSHSFPAVSGQQSPKPYMRKFKTPLMIAEEKYRQQREELEKQRKEMSYCHIVRTENQNRDLSELEKETVLQKTNKEVPLPTTDSVLPVAQPIPVLSDSESNIQVAGARSDDQLSTASAVTVAATRLQHAQAASEEKTKVKKEVLQSSRDTTQSKSACEINQSHQECSTQQTQQKCLRQLLSPQSKSGSPSFKVKTIKLPTVDHVDINYESHRKQSQVDVQAITKEQHQETKKTEASTEYSNRQAVTEQYYQIPKKEKRVTIQLPSEFSEKSHESKFKIVPEKQRDFREPVRGKFLETEEKNRGTSMISSKEERLIVEGQQEHLSNRSAPKAVKQKIIDAHCESQTQNFQQTQIQTSESTVEHKKLSQSCDIQQEKKCLRDKGIQQKQVSSNTKDSKQEITQNKSSFSSVKESQQDNGKCAVNILEFLRKREELQQILSRVKQFEAEPNKSGLKTFQTLLNIIPVWLISEEKREYGVHIAMENNLEKVKEEIARIKTQAEDMLVYCENKIQTAMITSKTGLQENKPISLKEASSKVSNTKASYNENMEQKENKIVEEKIAHHQEATHHEATVHNCTKTHEEIKLDDSKISPPSLKTRPPSPTFITIESTARRTETSAKDELSQSPKKDSCVEPPPRGPMPQSPRIHRANTSPSPPRSRSEQLIKLKDTTAKLSRGTVPCPPATPVPIVEKRTEIIRSPATLRRQIKIESRDRVSPPTITIPVHVNHIGGASFRESMEAQEEVRKVEKRATYVHKDGVNSINGIVPDTESYDAVEVIRKVEVPRLSEHTQRYEAANRTVQMAEKYVNDRENEINRWFREFEEGPVFEAKSDRRVYANGEANHNIKQESRTFCKEEFGVTSSENTNFADFSYKYPIEFQEKISVKQPKVRSETRSLSEHFSGMDTFESQVVGSKVTASSSHSSEAGKSGFDFKHAPPTYEDVIAGHILDISDSPKELRRNFQKTWQESERVFQSLGYATSETSATETTFQEGSAFISEAATPRQGNMYTLSKDSISNGVLSGRQAEFS; from the exons TTATTGATACACCTGAGGATGAAGAAGTTCCTAAGGTTTCAACTAAGTTTCTGAGAGAGCAATTTGAAAAATCTGCCCAGGAAAAGGTCCTTTATTCTGACAAAGAGACAACAACCCCAGCCAAGCAGATTAAG ATTGAGCATAAATATGAAGACACTATAAAGCCATCATCTGTTGTgggttcctcttcctctacttaTACTTCAACTAGTCAGAGAAAGGAAACATCTGCTTCAAGATATAATGATCACAGTATTACTTCCTCAACTCTGGCACAAGTTAATGGTACTTCTTCAGGAAAGATGGAAGAatttcctcctccaccacctgaTGTACTTCAAACTCCAATAGATGCAACAGCATTTTCCCAGTCCCCTGAAGTCCCCAGTCCTCCTAAGAGATTACCAGTCCCCAAAGATTTATATTCCAAGCAAAGAAATTTGTATGAATTAAACCGCTTATATAAACACATTCATCCTGAGTTaaggaaaaatttagaaaaagattaTATCAGTGAGGTTTCTGAGATTGTTTCTAGTCAAATAAACTCAGGGAGCTCAGTTTCAGCAGATGTGCAGCAAGCTCGGTATGTTTTTGAAAATACGAATGACAGTTCTCAAAAAGATCTGAACTCAGAAAGAGAATGCTTGGAATGGGATGAAATTCTGAAAGGAGAGGTGCAGTCCATAAGATGGATCTTTGAGAATCAACCATTAGATTCTATCAACCATGGCTCTCCAGATGGAGATAACACTTCTAAGGGCATTGCTGATCAAGAAATTATTGCTGGTGGTGATGTGAAGTATACTACATGGATGTTTGAAACCCAACCCATGGATATGCTGGGGGTTCATTCTTCTGTCACTGAAGTAAATGCTGAGAAATTACCTGAGCTAGCCAGAGGAGATGTCCGCACAGCCCGGTGGATGTTTGAAACAAGGCCATTAGACTCAATGAATAAAATTCATCAAAGTCAAGAGGAATCAGCATTAGCTATTATTAAGGATATAACTGGGGGAGATGTCAAGACTGTGAGATATATGTTTGAAACTCAACATCTGGATCAACTTGGACAGCTTCATTCAGTGGATGAGGCTAACTTACTGCAACTCAGGTCTGAgctcaaagaaattaagggaaatGTCAAGAGAagtataaaatgttttgaaactcAACCATTATATGTTATTAGAGATGGTCTGGGTCAAATGCTAGAAATTAAAACTGTTCACAGAGAAGATGTAGAAAAGGGGGATGTGAGAACAGCACGTTGGATGTTCGAAACACAGCCTTTAGACACAATTAACAAGGATATTACAGAAATTAAAGTTGTCCGGGGAATATCCATGGAGGAAAATGTCAAAGGTGGAGTGAGTAGGGCAAAGTGGTTATTTGAAACCCAACCACTGGAAAAAATCAAAGAGTCAGAAGAGGTCATCactgaaaaggaaacaatcatagGCACAGATGTGTCCAAAAAGTGTTGGATGTTTGAAACGCAGCCATTAGACATTCTAAAAGAAGTTCCTGATGCAGATCCTGTGTCACCTGAAGAGATCATAGGGGGTGATGTACAAACCACCAAGCACCTATTTGAAACACTTCCAATGGAGGCTTTAAAGGATAGTCCTGATGTTGGAAAGCTTCAAAAAATCACTGCctctgaagaagaaaaaggtgATGTCAGGCACCAGAAATGGATTTTTGAAACTCAACCTCTGGAAGAGATAAGAGAAGGTAAAAAAGAATACACACGAACAGTGAAGCTTGAAGAAGTCGACAGAGGAGATGTCAGAAATTACACGCATATCTTTGAATCAAACAATCTAATCAAATTTGATGCATCACATAAAATAGAAGTGGAAGGAGTCACAAGGGGTGCTGTGGAGTTAAACAAATCTCTTTTTGAGACAACACCACTGTATGCTATTCAAGATCACCTTGGAAAGTACCATCAAGTAAAGACAGTTCAGCAAGAAGAAATCCTAAGAGGTGACGTAAGAAGCTGTAGATGGCTTTTTGAAACAAGGCCCATTGACCAGTTTGATGAAAGTCTTCACAAATTTCAGATAATTAGAGGAATATCTGCTCAAGAAATACAGACTGGAAATGTGAAATCTGCTAAATGGTTGTTCGAAACCCAACCTCTTGattcaattaaatatttcagtaatgtggaagaaacagaaactaaaacTGAACAAACTACAGACATTGTTAAAGGTGATGTCAAAACCTGTAAATGGCTATTTGAAACCCAGCCAATGGAGTCTCTTTATGAAAAGGTTTCATTAACGAGTGGCAGTGAAGAAATTCATAAAGGAGATGTCAAAACCTGTACTTGGCTTTTTGAAACCCAGCCACTTGATACCATAAGAGACAACTCTGAAACAACAGTCAAGTTACAAACTGTCAAACAGGAGGAGATCCAAGGCGGGGATGTTCGTTcagcatgttttctttttgagacagaaaATCTGGACAGCATacaaggagaggaggggaaagaaaccAAGCCTGTGGAAATGGAGATCCAAGCTGGGGATGTCTCCAGCATGAGgtataaatttgaaaatcaatcctTAGATTCTATAAGTTCCAGTTCAGAGGAAGTTTTGAAAAAGATCAAAACCCTAAAAAGTGAAGATATTCAGAAAGGCAATGTTTTAAACTGTAGGTGGCTGTTTGAAAACCAACCAATTGATATGATAAAAGCAAGCCAAGATCACAATGGATCAGTTAAGACAGTGACAGACATACAAGGTGGGGATGTAAGGAAAGGGTGCTTCATTTTTGAGACTTTTTCTTTAGATGAGATTAAAGAGGAATCTGACTCTACCAGCACCAAGAAGACAATTACTGAAGAAGTAATAAAGGGTGACGTAAAAAGCTACAGAATGCTCTTTGAAACCCAACCACTCTACGCAATTCAGGATCGAGAAGGTTATTTTCATGAAGTGACAACGgttaaaaaggaagaagtaattCATGGAGATGTACGAGGAACAAGGTGGCTTTTTGAAACAAAACCATTAGACTCAATCAATGAATCACAAACTGTGTATGTTATTCAATCTGTCACACAAGAAGACATTCACAAGGGAGATGTTAGTTCTGTCAGATACAGATTTGAAACTCAGCCACTGGACCAGATTTCAGAAGAGTCACATAATATCGTGCCCACTGTTGACTGCATTCAAGGCGGCAATGTGAAGACGAGTAAGCAGTTCTTTGAGTCTGAAAATATTGGTAAGAGCAATTACGTAAGGACAGTAAGTGTCAACGAAATACAGAAGGGCAACGTGAAAACATCCACTTGGCTATTTGAAACTCACACAATAGACGAGCTAAGAGGAGAAGGAtcagaatatgaaaatatcaagACAGTCACCCAAGAAGATGTGCAGAAAGGTGATGTTAAGCAGGCAGTGTGGCTATTTGAAAATCAAACTTTGGATTCTATTAAGGAGGCAGATGAAAGCCCCACCAAAATGACTAAGGAAGAAATCCCTCCTTCTGATGTCAAAACAACTACATGGCTCTTTGAAACAACACCTCTTCATGAATTTAATGAAACTataatagaaaaagtagaaattattggCAAGAGCATTAAAGAAACCTTGCAAGATCTCTACTCTCAAAAAGTTATTGAGGCTCCTGGAATTATCATTGAAGCTGATGAAGTTGGAGATGTCCGGATGGCAAAATACAAGCTAATGAACCAATCATCTCCTGagatacagaaagaagaaattatcaGGGTAGATCTCAGAAGTATAATGATGAACTTACTCTCCAAAAGAGACTGTACCAAAAGAGAGATTTGGGTTAGTGAAGAGGAGAAGGGAAATGTCAATTTCACTAAAACTCAATTATTAAACAGGTCAACTGAAGTTCATGCTGAAAAGGAAGAGATAGTGAGAGGTGATGTACAGCAAGCAATAAAAAACCTGTTGTCAGAGGAAAGACCTGCAAAGAGAGGCATTGTAATTCAGGAAGATGAAAGAGGAGATATTAACATGACTATCTATTGTCTTCTTCATGAAAATGCCAGTGACACAATTGAGCGTGAGGAAGTCATAGGAGGGGACGTGAGACGTGCCATTCATAATCTGTTGTCTTCCTCATCAAACAGTAAAATATCTGAAAGGGCTAAAATCGATGCTTCTGAGAGGGGAAATGTTCAGTTTTTTACAACGTGCATAGAAACTGGAGCTCTGGATTATCTCAAACAACTCCAGACAGGGTCTGATGAAACACTAATGACTAAGAAACCAGAAGAGGAGGAGATAATTGGTGGTGACGTTGAGGGCACAAAACTGTTACTAAAGAGAAGGCAGTCTCAGGTGGAACGCACTGTTAGTGAAGCTGACATCATTCCGGGAGATGTGCACAACACTGTTAAAATGTTTATGGCAGAGCCTCAGAGTTCATCTCATGAGacacacaaagaagaaatcataaaaggAGACTTGAAATCAACCCTGAATTCCCTCAGCCAGGCCATAAGTCAGAAAGCAGTGgctaaaacagaagaaattgtaAAAGGTGACATGCTAGCCACACTCAAGTCACTTCAGGAGTCAACCCACCGATGGAAAGGATCTCAACAGCCAAGTGCCATCCCGTGCGATATTGAGCAAGCTATTGAGTGCCTTGAAAAGGCTACTAACACAAAGACAGAAATCCTGAAAAAGGAGCTTATTCGAGATGATCTTGAAAAATCCTTGAGGTCTTTGAAAGAAGTACAGAAAGGTTTTAAAGAAGTCAACAAAGAaagtataatcagaaaagatGGCCATACTGGGATGGGTGGATCCTCAGAAAGGCAGGAAACAGAAGTCAATCAGGTGGCTGTGCAGAGGGACAAGAAAAGTGTTCTTCAGCCAAGGCCAGGAGCATTTGAACCAAAAGCCAGTTGGCAAGGGGGGGCAGAAGCTCTCAGTGCAATGACAGGTGAATTATGTCATGGGACTTTAACAGAAGAAAGATCTGAGGTTTCTCTCCCAAAGGCCCCAAAAGGCACGGTAAAGATTGTCATAGATCGCGAACAGAACAATGATGCTCTTGAGAAAAGCCTCAGAAGACTATCTAATTCACACCACCAAGATATAACAAATGTGTTGGAAACAGGCAGTAGAATGGGTGTGCAGACCGATACCACCAAAGAACAGCAGCTCAGTGACAAGCACATGAGCAGACAATTAACTTCCACTGTGTCTGTGAAGGAAAACCTAAAATCTACAGAATCAGAGACAGTGAGGAAGCTCAAGAAGGATGAAGTCTTCAACTCCACTGGATCAACTGACAGAACACTTGAGAAGCAACAGGTTCAAACCTGTGAACTGAAGAATGGCCACCAGAAGACTGAGACTTTCCATGAAAAGAGTCCTAAAAAgaccaaaaacattaaaataccaACAGAGACACAAAGATTCACACCTGGTCCTACCCAGCATCCAGGCCACATGCAAATTGGAGAAATGTATGAAGTCACAAGGGACTTTCAGAAGCAAACTCTGTTAAAGCAAGAGATGCAGTATTCTAataaggatataaagaaaaatagtatgAACCTTCAGCCTTTGCCTGTAGATGAAGACATATCCAATATAACAGGAGTGAAAGTCTCTGAGAAAAACCACAATAAATTCAAGGCAACTGACAAAAAGCAGAAAAGTGATATTCATCTGGAAAGTCAGGACTTTCTAATGAAGACAAATACTTCCAAAGACTTAAAGATGGCAATGGAAAGGTCCTTTAATCCAATCAACTTTAACCCTGAgaataatggaaaagaaagtgAGGGCTCCCTTCCACCTCcatctccacctcctcctccaccttccaaTGCATCATCTGAAATTgaatttcctcttcctcctccacctcctttaATACTATTGCCTGAAAAAAATGAGTTTCCTCCCTCACTTTCAACAGAGAAGATAAGGGCTGAATTTGAAAGCTTCTCAggcctccctcttcctccaccacCTGCAGATGAGAAATCTGAGAAAGAATCTCTGTCAATATTCCTTccacctccccttcctccagCTCAATCTCAAATACCAGCAcatcttctttcctcttcagTTCCAGAAAAGCACAGTGAAGCATTCATACAACAGTATTCCCAGAAAGAAGCCTTGAGCTCTCAGGAAACTCATTCTCAATGTAAAGTCATTACAGGAAAATCACCACCTCCCACATTACCCAAGCCCAAATTTCCCAAGAGAATCCAAGATAAAAAGAACCAGCTTCTCCCAAAAGTTGAACTGGAAGATTCCCTGTCCTCCTCAGTTCCAGAAAAACATAGTGAAGCATTCATACAACAGTATTCCCAAAAAGAAGCCTTGAGCTCTCAGCAAATTCATTCTCAGTCTAAAATCACAACAGGAAAATCACCACCTCCCACATTACCCAAGCCCAAATTTCCCAAGAGAATCGAAGATAAAAAGAACCAGCTTTTCCCAAAGGTTGAACGGGAAGATTCCCCATCAAACATGGAATGTAAAACTACTCCCTTAAAGTATGAGAAAAAAGTAGAGATGGCTATGAGCAgtgaacacacagagacaaagcaGAACACATTCAGAAAGAGCCTTGATGAGAGAAAACAGCTATCTGTTGACTCTGCAAAGTCTCTCTCACAGACAGTTCCTGAAACTTCTGCACTCAAAGGAAAGCAGATGGTACCTCTCATAAAATCTCACTCATTTCCAGCAGTTTCAGGACAACAAAGTCCAAAACCTTATATGAGAAAATTTAAGACACCTTTAATGATTGCTGAAGAAAAATACAGGCAACAAAGGGAAGAGcttgaaaaacagagaaaagagatgTCTTATTGCCACATTGTCAGAACGGAAAACCAAAATCGAGACCTATCAGAGTTGGAAAAGGAAACAGTCttgcaaaaaacaaataaagaggTCCCCCTACCCACAACTGATTCAGTGCTCCCTGTGGCCCAGCCCATCCCAGTGCTTTCAGACTCTGAAAGCAATATTCAAGTTGCAGGAGCACGCTCTGATGACCAGCTTTCAACTGCATCAGCAGTGACAGTCGCAGCCACAAGGCTCCAGCATGCTCAAGCAGCCTCAGAAGAGAAGACTAAAGTGAAAAAAGAAGTCTTACAGAGCTCTAGGGATACTACACAATCTAAATCTGCTTGTGAAATTAACCAGAGTCACCAAGAATGTAGTACACAGCAAACACAGCAGAAGTGCCTTAGGCAGTTGCTCTCGCCTCAGAGCAAATCAGGTTCCCCAAGTTTCAAAGTGAAAACCATCAAGCTTCCTACTGTAGATCATGTAGACATCAACTATGAAAGTCACCGAAAGCAATCTCAAGTAGACGTTCAAGCCATTACCAAAGAGCAGCATCAGGAAACCAAGAAAACTGAAGCAAGTACAGAATACAGTAATAGGCAAGCTGTGACTGAACAATATTACCAAATAcccaaaaaggagaaaagagtgaCAATTCAACTGCCTTCAGAATTTTCAGAGAAAAGCCATGAAAGTAAGTTCAAAATTGTTCCTGAGAAACAAAGAGATTTTAGGGAACCTGTGAGAGGGAAGTTtctagaaactgaagaaaaaaataggggaaCATCAATGATTAGCTCAAAAGAAGAGAGATTGATAGTTGAAGGACAACAAGAACATCTGAGTAATAGGTCAGCACCGAAGGCAGTCAAACAGAAGATTATTGATGCACACTGTGAGTCACAGACTCAGAATTTTCAGCAAACACAAATACAGACTTCTGAAAGTACAGTTGAACATAAAAAATTGTCCCAGTCATGTGATattcagcaggaaaaaaaatgcctCAGAGACAAGGGCATCCAACAGAAGCAAGTCTCCTCCAATACTAAAGATTCAAAGCAAGAGATTACACAGAACAaatcttcattttcctctgtGAAAGAATCCCAGCAGGATAATGGAAAATGTGCTGTAAATATATTGGAATTCTTGAGAAAACGTGAAGAACTACAACAGATTTTGTCTAGAGTAAAACAGTTTGAAGCAGAGCCAAATAAAAGTGGCCTTAAAACGTTTCAGACACTGTTAAATATTATTCCGGTATGGCTGATaagtgaagaaaaaagagaatacgGAGTTCACATTGCCATGGagaataatttagaaaaagtcaaagaagaaatagcaCGTATTAAAACGCAAGCTGAGGATATGCTTGTgtactgtgaaaataaaattcaaacagcCATGATCACCTCCAAAACTGGATTGCAAGAAAATAAACCTATTAGTCTTAAGGAAGCATCCTCAAAAGTGTCTAATACTAAAGCCAGCTATAATGAAAAcatggaacaaaaagaaaataaaattgtagaagaaaaaatagcgCACCACCAAGAAGCAACTCATCACGAAGCTACTGTTCATAATTGCACAAAAACCCATGAGGAAATTAAGCTGGATGACAGCAAGATTTCTCCTCCCTCTTTAAAAACTCGTCCACCATCACCTACTTTTATAACAATTGAATCTACTGCCCGACGAACAGAAACCTCAGCTAAGGATGAGCTTTCTCAGTCCCCTAAAAAGGACAGTTGTGTTGAACCCCCCCCAAGAGGGCCAATGCCACAATCACCTAGAATTCACAGAGCAAACACCTCCCCTTCTCCACCCAGGAGTCGCTCTGAACAACTTATCAAACTCAAAGACACAACGGCAAAGTTATCCAGAGGAACCGTTCCGTGTCCGCCAGCAACCCCGGTTCCAATTGTAGAGAAGAGGACGGAAATCATCAGGTCCCCAGCAACACTTCGTCGTCAAATAAAGATAGAGAGTCGTGACAGGGTCTCTCCACCGACAATCACAATACCTGTGCATGTGAATCACATTGGTGGTGCTTCCTTCAGAGAATCCATGGAAGCTCAAGAGGAAGTTAGGAAAGTGGAGAAAAGGGCGACATATGTTCATAAAGATGGAGTGAATTCCATCAACGGCATCGTGCCCGACACTGAGAGTTATGATGCAGTCGAAGTCATCCGCAAGGTGGAAGTGCCTCGCCTGTCAGAGCACACACAGAGATATGAAGCGGCCAATCGAACTGTTCAAATGGCTGAAAAGTATGTGAATGACcgtgaaaatgaaataaacaggtGGTTCAGGGAATTTGAGGAAGGCCCAGTTTTTGAAGCCAAGTCAGATAGAAGAGTCTATGCAAATGGAGAAGCTAACCATAATATAAAACAAGAGAGTCGTACATTTTGTAAGGAGGAATTTGGAGTAACATCTTCAGAAAACACTAATTTTGCAGACTTTTCTTACAAATATCCCATAGAATTCCAAGAAAAAATTTCTGTTAAACAGCCCAAAGTACGCTCAGAAACAAGGTCTCTGAGTGAACATTTCTCAGGCATGGATACATTTGAGAGTCAAGTTGTTGGATCAAAGGTGACGGCTTCATCCTCACATAGCTCTGAAGCTGGTAAATCTGGCTTTGACTTCAAGCATGCCCCACCCACCTATGAAGATGTTATTGCTGGCCATATTTTAGACATCTCTGATTCACCTAAGGAACTCAGGAGGAATTTTCAAAAAACATGGCAGGAGAGTGAAAGAGTTTTTCAAAGTCTGGGATATGCAACCTCAGAAACTTCTGCAACTGAGACCACCTTCCAGGAGGGATCTGCATTTATAAGTG aagctgCTACTCCAAGACAAGGAAATATGTATACTTTGTCAAAAGACAGTATATCCAATGGAGTGCTTAGTGGCAGACAAGCAGAGTTTTCATAA